In the genome of Streptomyces sp. P3, the window TGTCCTCTTGCGCGTGCTGCGGTAGATGCCGGTCTCCGCTGCGAGGGGTGTCCCGGCCGCCATACGGTCGCGCCAGCTCTGCGTCAGGCAGAGTTGGTTCGATCAAAGTGCCCCTTCATCCTACAGGGATCAAGGGGCACTCCACCTGTGAAAAGGAGCACCGCAGAGCCGGTCGTCCTCGGAAACGCGGGGGTGTGAACGGTGGGAAACACGTGCTTAACGGGTGTCGCCGCCGGCTCAGCGGGTGTCGCCGCCGGTGCCCAGCCATCCGGCGAGCTTGCCGCCGTGCCCGACGGCGCGCAACCGCTTCTCGGCCGCGTCGCGGACCGGGTCGGTGGCCACGACGAGGAGTTCGTCGCCGTGCCGCAGGACGGTCGCCGGCAGCGGCACGAACGACGTCCCGTCGCGCACGACGAGGGTGACGGCGGCTCCGGCCGGCAGCCGCAGCTCGTCGACCTCGACGCCGTGCATCTTCGATCCCTCGGGGATCGCCACGGACAGCAGGTGCCCGCGCAGCCGCTCCAGCGGCGCCGACTCGATGCCCAGGTCGGCGGCCTCGGGGTCGCCGCCCAGCCGCAGCGTGCGCGCCAGCCAGGGCAGTGTCGGCCCCTGGACCAGGGTGTATACGACGACCAGGACGAAGACGATGTTGAAGATGCGGCGGCTGGCGTCGACGCCGTTCACCATGGGGATCGTCGCCAGGATGATGGGCACGGCGCCGCGCAGTCCCGCCCAGGACATCAGCGTCTGCTCCTGCCAGGGGACCCGGAACGGGGTCAGGCACAGCACGACGCTGAGCGGTCGGGCGACCATGGTCAGCACCAGGCCGATGACGAGCGCGGGCAGCACGTCGTCGCCGAGCTCGTGCGGGGTGACCAGCAGGCCGAGCAGGACGAACATCCCGATCTGGGCGATCCAGCCGAGGCCGTCGGCGAACCCGCGGGTGGCGGGCCAGTGCGGCAGTTTGGCGTTGCCCATCACCATCGAGGCGAGGTAGACGCCGAGGAAGCCGCTGCCGTGCGCCAGCGAGCCGGCCGCGTACGCGGTGACCGCGATCGCCATGACGGCGATCGGGTAGAGGCCGGAGGCGGGCAGTGCCACGTGCCGCAGGCCCCAGGAGCCCAGCCAGCCGACCGCGAGGCCGATGGCGGCGCCGATCGCCAGCTCCAGCAGTATCTCGGCCAGAAGCAGGTACCAGTGCTCGACGGGGCCGGCCGTGGAGAAGGCGACGACCAGGATGACCACCGGGGCGTCGTTGAAGCCGGACTCGGCCTCCAGGGTGCCCGTCACGCGGGCGGGCAGGGGGATCTTGCGCAGGACGGAGAAGACCGCCGCCGCGTCCGTCGAGGACACCACCGCGCCGATGATCAGCGCCTGCCGCCATTCCAGCCCCGTCACGAAGTGCGCGGCCGTGGCCGTGACGCCGACGCTCACCGCGACCCCGACCAGTGCCAGCGCCGTGGCGGAGGGCAGGACCGGCCGGATCTCCTTCCACTTCGTGCCCAGGCCGCCCTCGGCGAGGATCACGACCAGGGCGGCGTAGCCGATGACCTGGGTCAGTTCGGCGCTGTCGAAGTGGATGTCGCCGATGCCGTCCTGGCCCATGGCGATGCCGATCCCCAGGTAGACGAGCAGGCTGGGGAGCCCGCTGCGCGAGGAGATCCGGACCGCTGCGACGGCGACGAGCAGCACGAGGGAGCAGGCGAGCAGGAGCTGGTTGAGGTGGTGGACGGTCAGCGGCGGTTCCCTTCACCGGCGCGCGCGCCTCGGGCACGGGCGCACATGTGCACTGGTCACATAGGACACGAAGCTGCACGCCCCGAGCCCCAGGTACTTCATTACCTTACCTAACTCTTGACGATTTCTTGACACTCCGCGACGTGAGATCGAACATCGTTCCGGGCCGGTACCCGACTCCGCGTCAAGTGGCGCGAACCCCTGCGCCTATGGTTGCTCCAGCGCTCATTCAAAGGACAGCCCGCCTGCCGCTCGCGTTAGGACAGCAAGGACAGCGATGCCCCCCAACACCACCGCCACATCGGGTGACAAGCCCGTCAAGTCCGGCAGGAAGAAGGGGCGCAAAGCCCGTTTGATCGTTCTTGTACTGGTGCTGGCGATCATCGGAGGCATCGCCTACGGCGCCTACTGGTCCGTCAGCACGGTCCGCGCGTCCTTCCCGCAGACCACCGGTTCGATCACGCTCAAGGGCCTCTCCGGGCCCGTGAGCGTCCAGCGGGACGGCTACGGCATCCCGCAGATCTACGCGGACTCCGACGCCGACCTGTTCATGGCGCAGGGGTATGTGCAGGCCCAGGACCGGTTCTACGAGATGGACGTCCGCCGGCACATGACCTCCGGGCGGCTGTCGGAGATGTTCGGCAAGAGCCAGGTCGACAACGACGAGTTCCTGCGCACCCTGGGCTGGGACCGGATCGCCAAGAACGAGTACGACGGCAAGCTGTCGGACTCGACCAAGAAGTACCTCCAGGCGTACGCCAAGGGCGTCAACGCCTACCTCGAGGGCAAGGACGGCGCGGACATCTCGCTGGAGTACGCGGCCCTGGGGTTCACCAACGACTACAAGCCCGCCGAGTGGACCCCGGTCGACTCGGTGTCCTGGCTGAAGGCGATGGCCTGGGACCTGCGCGGCAACATGCAGGACGAGATCGACCGCGCCCTGATGACCAGCCGCCTCGGCGGGCAGCAGATCGCCGAACTGTACCCGGAGTACCGCCCCTCCGGCAGCAACCAGCCGATCGTCCAGGAAGGGCAGTACGACAAGCTGACCCAGACGTTCGAGCAGAGCGACGGCGACGGCGGCCGCGGATCCGGCAACGGAAGCGGCTCCGGCTCCGGCGGCTCTTCCGGTAACGGCGACACCTCGGGCGGCTCGGGTTCAGCCCTGCAGAGCCAGCTCTCGGGCCTCTACGACGTCCTGGACGACCTGCCCACCGCCGTCGGCGTGAACGGCAACGGCATCGGCTCCAACAGCTGGGTCGTCGGCGGCGAGCACACGATCACGGGCAAGCCGCTGCTGGCCAACGACCCGCACCTGTCGGCGTCGCTGCCCTCCGTCTGGTACCAGATGGGCCTGCACTGCCGGAAGGTCTCGAGCGCGTGCCGGTACGACGTCGCCGGCTACACCTTCGCGGGGATGCCCGGCGTGGTGATAGGCCACAACGCGGACATCTCCTGGGGCATGACCAACTCCGGCGTCGACGTCACCGACCTCTACCTGGAGAAGCTCTCCGGGGACGACGGCTACCAGTACGACGGCAAGGTGAAGCCGTTCCGCACGCGCGAGGAGACCATCAAGGTCGCCGGCGGCGACTCCAAGAAGA includes:
- a CDS encoding potassium/proton antiporter, with amino-acid sequence MLLVAVAAVRISSRSGLPSLLVYLGIGIAMGQDGIGDIHFDSAELTQVIGYAALVVILAEGGLGTKWKEIRPVLPSATALALVGVAVSVGVTATAAHFVTGLEWRQALIIGAVVSSTDAAAVFSVLRKIPLPARVTGTLEAESGFNDAPVVILVVAFSTAGPVEHWYLLLAEILLELAIGAAIGLAVGWLGSWGLRHVALPASGLYPIAVMAIAVTAYAAGSLAHGSGFLGVYLASMVMGNAKLPHWPATRGFADGLGWIAQIGMFVLLGLLVTPHELGDDVLPALVIGLVLTMVARPLSVVLCLTPFRVPWQEQTLMSWAGLRGAVPIILATIPMVNGVDASRRIFNIVFVLVVVYTLVQGPTLPWLARTLRLGGDPEAADLGIESAPLERLRGHLLSVAIPEGSKMHGVEVDELRLPAGAAVTLVVRDGTSFVPLPATVLRHGDELLVVATDPVRDAAEKRLRAVGHGGKLAGWLGTGGDTR